One Meles meles chromosome 13, mMelMel3.1 paternal haplotype, whole genome shotgun sequence DNA segment encodes these proteins:
- the LOC123955444 gene encoding centrosomal protein of 19 kDa-like, giving the protein MMCTAKKCGIRFKPPAIILIYENEMKGKSRQRIMPVRNFSKFSDCNKAAEQLKNNPPHKSYLEQVSLRQLEKLFSFLRGYLLGQSLAETMEQIQQETTIDPEEDLNKLDDKELAKRKSIMDELFEKNQKKKDDPDFVYDIEVEFPQDEQLQSCGWDTESADEF; this is encoded by the coding sequence ATGATGTGCACTGCCAAGAAATGTGGAATTAGGTTCAAGCCTCCAGCTATTATCTTAATCTATGAGaatgaaatgaagggaaaaagtCGCCAACGCATCATGCCAGTCCGAAACTTTTCAAAGTTTTCAGACTGCAACAAAGCTGCTGAACAATTAAAGAATAATCCACCACACAAGAGTTACCTGGAACAAGTGTCCCTGAGGCAGCTAGAGAAGTTATTCAGTTTTTTACGAGGTTACTTGTTGGGGCAGAGTTTGGCAGAAACAATGGAACAAATTCAACAGGAAACAACAATTGATCCTGAGGAAGACCTGAACAAACTAGATGATAAGGAACTTGCTAAGAGAAAAAGCATCATGGATGaactttttgagaaaaatcagaaaaagaaggatGATCCAGATTTCGTTTATGACATTGAAGTTGAATTCCCACAGGATGAACAATTGCAGTCTTGTGGCTGGGACACAGAGTCAGCTGACGAGTTCTGA